One stretch of Schizosaccharomyces pombe strain 972h- genome assembly, chromosome: III DNA includes these proteins:
- the qcr9 gene encoding putative ubiquinol-cytochrome-c reductase complex subunit 9 codes for MASSTIYNIFFRRNSSFYATIFVSAFFAKIGFDVFTDSVWKRANAGLTWDEVKPRFLNKDEDAEDDE; via the exons ATG GCTAGTTCAACtatttacaatattttcttCCGAAGAAACTCTTCATTCTACGCAACTATATTTGTGTCtgctttttttgctaaaat TGGATTTGACGTTTTTACAGACAGTGTTTGGAAGCGTGCCAATGCTGGG TTAACATGGGACGAGGTTAAGCCTCGTTTTCTCAACAAAGACGAAGATGCTGAGGATGATGAATAA
- the bqt3 gene encoding bouquet formation protein Bqt3: MSGSKCCSSSNTIKVSIYLFLHTLTYGLLNYHLNPRLLASTGVVESDIPYWMSYLSIIMHVGQSLLLQKFNLGYGWLLLTKYPVYVLLSTYYLTPLSQIAWAFIIDAISLLVARCFSRANPIKCSNQVNTQYSVSFLFTIMASVLISVLNYISQKIFLNGLILGNSHNVVTSLVAPPLPLQYLAHVPIGYVIQRVVFSERPIPQSLFLMIFLTLWNCFIPYSILFSMNWSAMFQVVGAYLSQIWIITFICWALSL; this comes from the exons ATGTCAGGATCGAAGTGCTGTTCGTCTTCAAACACCATAAAGGTGTCCATTTACCTATTTTTACACACGTTAACTTATGGCTTGCTAAATTATCACCTCAATCCACGATTATTAGCTTCCACGGGGGTGGTGGAAAGTGATATTCCTTACTGGATG AGttatttatcaattatTATGCACGTTGGTCAATCTCTTCTGTTGCAGAAATTCAACCTAGGTTATGGATGGCTTTTACTTACGAAATATCCAGTATACGTGCTTCTCTCGACCTACTACCTTACTCCTTTGAGTCAAATTGCTTGGGCATTCATAATTGACGCCATTTCTTTGCTAGTGGCGCGCTGTTTCTCTAGAGCTAACCCCATCAAATGTTCAAACCAAGTCAACACACAGTATAGTGTCTCTTTCCTATTCACAATTATGGCGAGTGTATTGATCAGCGTGCTTAATTATATATCACAAAAGATATTCTTAAACGGTCTTATTCTTGGAAACTCCCATAACGTTGTTACTAGTCTCGTTGCCCCTCCGCTCCCGTTACAATATCTTGCCCATGTACCAATTGGTTACGTTATTCAAAGAGTCGTGTTTAGTGAAAGGCCTATTCCCcaatcattatttttgatgattttCCTTACTCTGTGGAATTGCTTTATTCCTTAttcaattttgttttcaatgaATTGGTCCGCCATGTTCCAAGTGGTGGGTGCTTACTTGTCACAAATTTGGATTATCACTTTTATCTGCTGGGCATTGTCTCTGTAA
- the mcm3 gene encoding MCM complex subunit Mcm3 has translation MTELLADEVFKDRVRIFQEYLEHDTDDANVTLYQEAILRMLNMGQRRLIVNIDELRDYNRELADGVLLKPLEYVEPFDEALRNVVSTLIDPVVHKDLKDKLFYVGFRGSFGDHHVNPRTLRAMHLNKMISLEGIVTRCSFVRPKVIKSVHYCEATKRHHFKQYADATMNGGLSFQSTVYPTQDENGNPLSIEFGFSTFRDHQSISLQEMPERAPPGQLPRSIDILLDDDLVDTVKPGDRVNIVGQYRSMGSKTSGNTSATFRTVLLANNVVLLGNKPGLGNVGGGALDITDADIRNINKLARKKNVFELLSTSLAPSIYGYEYVKQAILLLLLGGTEKNLTNGTHIRGDINILMVGDPSTAKSQLLRFVLNTAPLAIATTGRGSSGVGLTAAVTTDKETGERRLEAGAMVLADRGVVCIDEFDKMSDIDRVAIHEVMEQQTVTIAKAGIHTSLNARCSVIAAANPIYGQYDIRKDPHQNIALPDSMLSRFDLLFIVTDDIDDKKDRALSEHVLRMHRYLPPGVEPGTPVRDSLNSVLNVGATNAAGVSTENVEQEVETPVWETFSSLLHANARTKKKELLNINFVRKYIQYAKSRIHPILNQATAEYITNIYCGLRNDDLQGNQRRTSPLTARTLETLIRLSTAHAKARLSSVVEVKDAKAAEKILRYALFREVVKPKRKKHKKQRLEAGEEFDSEDDNSDDMDIEESEEEMDTNMVIDSGSRRVTRSQNATSQSQESGSEIGSSIAGTAGSYNVGTSNTQLSWPSTHSTLPATSRELASSDRNINTGTSVASEVSASVSEQSTVSLPREKMSVFMARLASLTKSELFSEECASLEDVLESINNIEDDVGFSREEAIVALKEMDAQNKIMFSDNVVYRI, from the coding sequence GAATTAGCTGATGGTGTTCTTTTGAAGCCTCTTGAATATGTGGAACCTTTTGATGAGGCATTGAGAAATGTAGTTAGCACTCTCATAGATCCTGTTGTTCATAAGGACCTAAAGGATAAGCTGTTTTACGTGGGTTTCAGGGGATCGTTTGGTGACCACCATGTGAATCCACGTACTTTGAGAGCCATGCATTTAAATAAGATGATTTCTCTGGAAGGAATTGTTACGCGCTGCTCTTTTGTTCGTCCTAAAGTAATTAAATCTGTTCATTACTGCGAAGCTACAAAAAGACATCATTTCAAACAATATGCCGATGCTACTATGAATGGCGGCCTTAGCTTTCAATCCACTGTATATCCAACACAAGACGAAAACGGTAATCCCCTATCAATAGAATTTGGCTTCAGCACCTTTCGCGATCATCAGTCAATTTCTCTTCAGGAAATGCCTGAACGTGCACCACCAGGACAACTTCCTAGATCAATTGACATTTTGTTGGATGATGACTTAGTTGATACTGTTAAACCTGGTGATCGTGTTAATATAGTAGGACAATATCGTTCTATGGGGTCTAAAACATCTGGTAATACAAGCGCGACGTTTCGAACTGTGCTGCTAGCGAACAATGTTGTTTTGTTAGGGAATAAACCTGGTTTGGGAAATGTTGGTGGTGGTGCATTAGACATCACTGATGCTGATATTCGtaacataaataaattggccagaaaaaaaaatgtgtttGAACTTCTCTCTACGAGTCTTGCTCCCAGTATTTATGGCTATGAATACGTCAAGCAAGCAATtttacttcttcttctggGAGGaactgaaaaaaatttgacgAATGGAACTCATATTCGTGGtgatataaatattttgatgGTTGGTGATCCGTCCACTGCAAAATCTCAACTTCTTAGATTTGTACTTAATACCGCTCCACTTGCTATAGCTACGACTGGTCGTGGTTCTTCTGGCGTAGGTTTAACTGCTGCAGTGACCACAGATAAAGAAACTGGCGAGCGTCGTTTAGAGGCTGGTGCCATGGTATTAGCAGACCGTGGCGTGGTTTGCATTGATGAGTTTGACAAGATGAGTGACATAGATAGAGTTGCTATTCATGAAGTTATGGAACAACAGACAGTTACGATTGCTAAAGCCGGTATTCATACTTCGCTTAATGCTCGGTGTAGTGTGATTGCCGCTGCAAATCCTATATATGGACAATACGATATTCGTAAAGATCCTCACCAAAATATAGCACTTCCAGATTCTATGCTTTCGCGTTTTGACCTTCTTTTCATTGTTACAGATGATATCGATGATAAAAAGGACCGTGCTCTCAGTGAGCATGTATTGAGAATGCATCGTTACTTGCCTCCTGGTGTTGAGCCAGGTACGCCGGTTCGTGATTCCTTAAACAGTGTATTAAACGTTGGAGCTACAAACGCTGCTGGTGTCTCTACGGAAAACGTTGAACAGGAAGTTGAGACTCCAGTCTGGGAAACATTTTCAAGTCTTTTGCATGCGAATGCTCGAacgaagaagaaagaattgCTTAACATCAACTTTGTGCGGAAATATATTCAGTATGCAAAATCTCGTATCCACCCTATTCTGAATCAAGCAACCGCTGAGTACATTACCAATATTTATTGTGGGTTACGAAATGACGATTTACAAGGAAACCAGCGGCGCACAAGTCCCTTGACGGCACGTACTTTAGAAACCTTGATTCGATTAAGTACTGCTCACGCCAAAGCACGTTTGAGCTCAGTTGTGGAAGTCAAAGATGCAAAGGCTGcggaaaaaattttgcgTTATGCTTTGTTTCGTGAAGTTGTTAAACCGAAAAGGAAGAAGCACAAAAAACAACGCCTAGAGGCTGGTGAAGAGTTTGACTCAGAAGACGATAATTCCGATGACATGGATATTGAGGaatctgaagaagaaatggatACAAACATGGTCATTGATTCGGGATCGAGAAGAGTTACCCGATCTCAGAATGCAACTTCGCAAAGTCAAGAATCTGGTTCGGAGATTGGTTCAAGTATCGCTGGAACAGCTGGTTCCTATAATGTAGGAACATCAAATACCCAGTTATCATGGCCTTCCACTCACTCGACCTTACCAGCTACATCGAGAGAGCTAGCCAGCAGTGACCGTAACATCAATACAGGCACTAGCGTGGCTTCTGAAGTGTCGGCATCTGTGAGCGAGCAGAGCACAGTTTCATTACCTCGTGAGAAGATGTCTGTGTTCATGGCCCGGTTGGCTTCCCTTACAAAATCCGAGCTGTTCTCAGAAGAGTGTGCCTCTTTGGAAGATGTTTTGGaatcaattaataatatcGAGGATGATGTAGGATTTTCGAGAGAAGAAGCTATTGTGGCACTTAAAGAAATGGACGCTCAGAACAAGATCATGTTTTCAGATAATGTGGTTTATCgtatttaa
- the vsl1 gene encoding SNARE protein Vam7: protein MALKIKIPETSQSSDEYSRWTVYHIEVAFPNGGKHVVFRRFNEFVALDAQIRPNDYNSRLCKLPSKSWVSSTVTNEKLRESRRLALQAYVQCLSETPWIKMPVVKKFLNIKDESEDETQGQFLGPTDWIQVFQDCKRNLHMYRVDLMSGKSITIGVQTKNVYAIKSLMDNLSESLDKLELANALGPGEILRRKDMLEQLGSEFLSFKRLVKNANSPVAPPSASSQLNSSNPSSPFRPLSASTDKQSNTSLNRVLGKNRMPETQTTKKLDNVGLYNMQNQTMEDQDMQAESLLPIIQRQKELSKMINQEVVEQNSMLDELSNEAYANQKKLHRTRAGLRKLG, encoded by the exons ATGGCgctaaaaattaaaataccAGAAACGTCTCAA TCTTCTGATGAATATTCACGATGGACGGTTTACCATATTGAAGTAGCATTTCCGAATGGTGGGAAACATGTTGTATTTCGTCGGTTCAATGAATTCGTTGCTTTGGATGCTCAAATTCGGCCAAATGACTACAACAGTAGACTTTGCAAACTCCCCTCTAAATCTTGGGTTTCTTCAACTGTgacaaatgaaaagttaCGTGAATCTCGACGACTTGCTTTACAAGCTTACGTTCAATGCCTTTCAGAAACGCCATGGATAAAAATGCCTGtggttaaaaaatttctaaatattaaagatgAATCGGAAGATGAAACACAGGGTCAGTTTTTGGGTCCGACAGATTGGATTCAAGTATTTCAAGATTGTAAACGTAATTTACATATGTACCGAGTTGACTTAATGAGTGGAAAAAGCATTACGATAGGAGTTCAAACAAAGAATGTCTATGCAATAAAGTCGCTAATGGATAACCTTTCAGAATCGTTAGACAAATTAGAATTAGCAAATGCTCTTGGTCCAGGAGAAATCCTTCGACGAAAAGATATGTTAGAACAGCTTGGTTCTGAATTCTTGTCATTTAAACGGTTAGttaaaaatgcaaacaGCCCAGTCGCTCCTCCTTCTGCCTCATCTCAATTAAACTCTTCTAATCCTAGTTCTCCCTTTCGCCCATTATCTGCATCTACTGACAAACAATCTAATACCTCTTTGAACAGAGTCCTTGGAAAAAACAGAATGCCAGAGACACAGACAACAAAAAAGCTTGATAATGTAGGACTGTACAACATGCAGAATCAAACTATGGAAGATCAAGATATGCAAGCAGAATCGTTATTGCCTATTATTCAAAGGCAGAAGGAGCTTTCGAAAATGATTAATCAAGAAGTTGTCGAGCAAAACTCCATGTTAGACGAGCTTTCTAATGAAGCATAtgcaaaccaaaaaaagctaCACAGAACACGAGCTGGCCTTCGCAAATTGGGTTAA